Within the Bacillota bacterium genome, the region GGGCAGGCTTTTCGCGCCATTGGTCGGGGATTAAAGGTGTGTATGATTCAATTTTTAAAAGGGGCGAGTTCTGGTGAACTTTATACTGTAAAACGGATTGAGCCTGATTTTCAGATTTTTCGCTTCGAGAAAAACCGCGGTTTTTTCTGGACTCTTACGGATGAGGAAAAAAGGGAACTCAAACAGGAGATCGAGACGGGCTTCGCTTTTGCCAAGGAGTTATTGGCTAAAGGTGAGTGCGATATTCTCATCCTGGACGAGATTATGGGTGTTTTGCAGAACAAATTACTGACGGTAGAAGAGGTCTGTG harbors:
- a CDS encoding cob(I)yrinic acid a,c-diamide adenosyltransferase is translated as MGVLSPKLKKGLVQVYTGDGKGKTTAALGQAFRAIGRGLKVCMIQFLKGASSGELYTVKRIEPDFQIFRFEKNRGFFWTLTDEEKRELKQEIETGFAFAKELLAKGECDILILDEIMGVLQNKLLTVEEVCDLIRNKPEHVELILTGRNVPPEIAELADLITEMKEVKHYYTQGIPARVGIES